In Mustela erminea isolate mMusErm1 chromosome 7, mMusErm1.Pri, whole genome shotgun sequence, the genomic stretch TTCCATTATAATTACAATTAGTACTAATGCCTCCCAAATTATATTTAATGGAAAGGTCATTATTTTAACTACAAATAActtctttcttaaaagttttaagtggatttccacacacacaaaagtcaCAGTTAAAATAATGTTGAAGAAAGAATAGTAAGTAAATCAGgagataggttaaaaaaaaaaaaagacagtgtattttgcttatttttccagcTGGGTTACATTTTTCACCCATGTTCTGCCATGTCGGTTTTTTGATGAtagtgggagagggtggggaggaggtgaagagaagtagaaagagaagagagggggagaaggtccTCCCTCCTCTTGGCCAGTTACTTAGTATGTTCCCAACACAGTGCATGATGCTGACGAAGTCcttcttttaattcttacaatGACCCTGTGAAGTAGATACATCTCCTAGTTTATGGAGTAACAAAATGCGTCTCCTGTTAAATCCCTGAGCAATTTTACTCTGCCAGGGATATGAGGAAGTGAAAATTAAACCTAGGCCTATCCAGATCCAGAGCTCCCACTCCCAAAGGCAATGGTTATTGCTTCTCATTCTTCTGGTAATGATAATGACTGCTGCTGGCAAGAGCCCCACATTCCCATCTGGGTGAATGGGTAAAAACCTGACCTAGGTTATGCTGGGCTACGTGATGAAGACACCAAGTCTGCCATGTGATGCTAGTATTTCCTCTGATTCTTCTGTGACCTGGGTTCCTCTGGGCATTTCTTCTCAGATATTTCTAAAAGCATCAGTGAAGATACAGAAGACAAGCGACAAATAAAGATAATAACTCAGCCAGAGTCTTGGCAGCATGAGTACAGCTGCTTCTTAACATGAAAACAGCAAGTTATGAAATGACTATGTTGTGAAATGACCACGAGATTTAGAATTAAAAGACAAGTTTGAAGCCTTAAGGAGCgcaacataaatttaaaaaaaaaattaacagaaaaaatgtatttggtgTATGTTTCAAAGTACATACATGCAAGAGAGTTGACTTCAATAAACTACTTAGAAATAAGAACATGCCGAATGCCTCTGACTAATTATCTGGCCTTGCACAAGTCATTCTCTagtctgagcctcagtgtcttctACTACAAATAGAAAGATTTGGTcacaccagtggttctcaaggtgGGAACTTGTTGGAACTCTAAATCCTTGGgccacctgtgtgactcagtcggttaagcatctaccttctgctcaggtcacaatcctggggtcctgggctagAGCTCTGCATAGgtctccgtgctcagtggggagtcttcttgtccctctgcctctctctgttgTTTgtgctctttttccctttctcaaataaataaacaaaatcttaaaaaacaaaaaacacaaaaaaacctggaaattCTTGGGCTCCACCCTAGAACCACTAAAATAGGTCACTGACACGAGTCCCTGGGAATCTCTAAAAGAGAATACATCCGCTAGTAAGTGCAAGCCCTTCCCGTTGAGCTCTGTAAATCATGTTAGTGTAAGAGTACTTCGTTCAGTGAGGACAACAAACATTCCTTTAGCATCAACTGTGAGTTAAGTGAAGGCATTCTCTGATATATGCAGCCTCAATCCTCTATGCCTTGAGGATTTCACTGTCTGTTGGGGAGGAAAAGGCAAGTTGACAGAAAATCGGGCATGCCAAGGGCAGTGTTAGAGGTAACGCCCtgggagacagaagagggagCAGTGACAGTAGGGAGGGGCTATAACTCCACAGGGTGAAGGTGAAAGGGGGCCAGGGAAACGCAGGTTATAATAGAAGGCTTCTGGGAGAAGGAGACCTGAGATCTGCATATTAGTTCCaatgaaaaaaagtattaattttcatattttgcaGGAGAGACTGAAGATCACAGCAAAACATCCAAGTTCACGCAGCTACTGTATGAAAGAGATAAAGTTTAAAGGCAGATCTTTGGGCTTAGAAACTCCTATTTTATTTGATTCTGTTCTTATAGTAAAGCAAGTCTTAGGAGACAATGAAtaccgcccctcccccatctcttgcCCCCAGGAATAAAGAATAATCCTTACAGGTCTGGCGGGGGAGGGAAGTTCTTCAATAGTCAGTGAGGCAGCGGTGGCAGAGAGCTGGGGCCAGGCAGTCACAAGTGAGCCTATTAAATGTATCAGATGTCATCGGTACCTCCTTTATCCTTCTCACTCTGGACCTCACAGGCTGATAAGAAGGGGAAAGCGTTATAACCCAGAAGTAAAACTGTTGCGTGATTATAACCCTGACAGCCTCCCTCTAATGAGCTTCCCTGCAGATAGGGAGAGGGGAGAGTGCTTTGATCTCCATGAGCAGAAGGCTGAAAGGACCACTGTTTGGAGCAAAGCCGTCTGATGGGGTCCAGTCTTCCAGTAATCAAAGTCACAAGCTACCATCTGAGCCATTTGTGAACCACAGATAAGATTAGCTGCTCATTTGATAGATCAACCACTGCCATCAATGGGGGCTAATTGTATCTGAAATATGACCAGGAAAGTGTCAGCTCCTGGAGACAAGCATTTCCTTTATCCTGGGTTTGAAACAGGgaacaacatttttcttttgaaaacttgaGCAAAATGTTAATGTGtgctgctgcatttttttttccttccccccaacacccacccctcccctggtCATAAGAGAATAGGACATGTGTGGTTCTTGGATTGAGATATCAatctgcatatatatttttacaaaaattctcCAGTATGGTGTCAGAGAATATGCAATTTGGGGATGCAAGACTGGAGGTCCAGGAATACTTGCACAATGGAGTCCTTACATAGCTtcagagtaataataataataataataataataacccaaaacaaaacaaaacaaaacaaaaaacaaaataaaaataaataaaacaaaaaaacaaaaaaaaaaaaaggaaaatgcccaGGCTTTGGAAAATCATGTGTAGGAAGACTCACTTTGTAATTCTAGAGTGTTTCATGCTATTGGAAAAGAAGGGATGATTGGTCATTCAGAATTCAAAGGCATTTATATGGGTAGCACTTGCCTTGGAGGCTGATGTGACGGACAGATTTACTTTCTTCAAATTTATTCCCATGTAAGTAGAAACTGAGCTCAAAATGAATCATCAGGTAGCTTGGACAGCTCTTACACTCTAGCAAATgaagaaattctgtttttctactCCAGATCTACTGAATTTGGCTCTTTGCTGCTTCAAGAGATCACCTATTCTTTTGTATTCTCTAGGCATACTGAAGTATGAGCATGAGGAGGTTTGGTTTCTCATCCtcaaaatatttctgtgtgtgacTGGAAGCCATTTCAGCATTCCTCTTTTATGAAGGGGCGAACAGAAATTCCCCAGCCCCATCTCTTGCTGCTGCAGCACAGGCCTCTCTATTTCCAGCCTAGTCCACTATAGCTCTTAAATTGCTATGTTGTCCCCATGTCCAGGCGGCTAGTAAAAGCTGCCTGAAAATGGCAAGGTATGATGAGAAGCACCTCATTATGGCTCCTAAAATACACAGACCCAGAATAGCCCTGCACAGTTGGggtaaggaaagaaggaagagaccaAGAACAGAAGGTCTCCCACCCTATCTAAGAGCTAGAGGAAAGTTCCATCACCTTCTAACAAATTCTTAAGCTATGATGGCCTTGAAAGGATCACCTTCGTGGACCTTCTCCCACTTAGGCTGACACCCTGTCCTGCAAGCGTCTGATAGCTCAGGTTTAGAAATTGTAACTTTACAGAAGATGGTGACTGCAGTGGTAACACTCCAGTAGAACCACAAGGTCAGACTCTCAGAATCTCAGAACGCTACAAGCAGAAGAGCCTTCATAATCAATAGCACCCTTACAATGTACCATGTGCTGTGCAATGTGTATTTCATTCcgtaactcatttaatcctcaccaattttggggggggtgctgggttacacttattttttcattaaagatgaagaaactaaggctcagaaaagttaaccATATTGCCCTTGgaacacagctaataagtggccGGTATGTAAAACCAGATTTGACTAATGTCAGAATCCTCCCTTTTAAATTCCATGCAGTGGATTACTTGGATAATTattccaaacttaaaaaaaaaattaaatgtaaaaaatacaactttttaatgttttgcaaCAAAAGATTTGATTGATCATCTTCAATAACCTTATCCCCACCAGGACCACCTCTATATGTCCTTCTTACTATCTAGTTCAAAAACTATCAGTCAAGTTGCACTCTGTAACAGTATGGCTAGGAGCAACTCTGCAACCCAGACGCACAGCCATTTTTCCCAAGTTTCAAAATCACTTATGAGACAGCTGGCACTAGTACCCAGTACTCTTAATTCCCAGGTCATTTCCCTGCTTACTTTGTGCTCCAAAGCATAAGACAAATCCATTCACCTAGCACACACTGGGATGCCGCCAACAGAGGATGACAGGGGAAAGCCCTCCTATCCCCAACAGGACTACAGAAATATTGAGAACCAAGTGTTAATTTCTGATTACTAATAATGAAGCATGAGCTTGTTTTCTAGAATACTCTATGATTCAGAGTTGCACATTCCCCAAAGATTCTAGATTAATGATTGCACTATGTGAcacaataattataattattctttgGGACAGTCACACATCTGCCTTAATTGTGAGCAGCAGGTGGGACACTTTCAGcaatagtataaataaataaataaataaataaataaataaataaaagctttaaaaagcagGAATTCAGTGAAGCCACCTGGTTGGAACTCTTGGGAGCTATTATCCGTACATGTCAActcaaagcagcagaaagaggaatCCAAAGCACATGAGGAGCGAGGCCACCAAGGAGATGAGGAGCTCTTCACAGATACCCTGAGTGTACTTGGTGGAGGTAACCTCATAAATGAAGAACCAGGGGGCAAAGAACATACCAAGGGCCAACAGAACCATGGTCAGATGGGGGATGACAGCAGGGTTCACTGGGCTGATGTATCTGCTCAAGGCCATGATCTCCATCTTACTAGGCATAGCATAATCCACTGGTCCATCACTGGCATATTTTAATAACCCTGAGATTTGAGGATATTACTACTTTGCTAAGGTCTTGTCTGAACCTTAGCAAATGGTTTGTGAAATTGAGAGACTGAACTGAGATAGAATATGAGATAATCCATGACTGCCACCTTCTGTGCCCCTGGGTCTCAGGAATTAAGATGGGCAGAAAGCACTCTGAGATCAAGGGCAAATAGGTCTTCCCTTTCAACACTGTGGGTAAAGAAAAGTATTTGCCACAGGATAGGGGAACATTACCCACTCTTTGAGAGCTCTTTTAGATCTACTGCCCAACAACTATGGCTCTTCTATAAGTATCTTAGATTGCTATGAGGAAtctggctccccccaccccgaccttACTCTACTTAATCAGTTCTTTACCCTCCATATAGTTTTAGCTCATATCTGGCAGAAGCTCTTGAACCATTCTCAACATTTTGATTCTCTGGAGGAAAACTGAACTCAATTCACTAGTGCTTATTGACCAGGCTCCATGCTAGGGCTCAGGGAAACACGTGGAGACCAGTTCTCCGGGCATCACTGGACCACACCTAGAGGTTAGACTTCCCCAGGAATTAAGTTTCTCTGGGATTCCAAAGTGGACAGGAAGGTAATTCCAGCACTGCCTCAAAAGTCAGGAGGCCTGGGTTTCTACGCTtctacattttagaaatgaggggCCCCTTTGCCTCTTACTCTAAGTCCATGTGATTCTAAACCCACATTGTCTCCAGGGCACATTCTGAAAGGCTGATTCTCAGTAGGCACTAAAAGAATGAGTATAAGcaggcctgggtggttcagtccattaagcgtctgccttcagttcaggtcatgatcccagagtcctgggatcaagttccacatcggggtccctgctcagcatagagcctgcttctccctctgccccctgttCCCGCTgcttgttctccttctctctctctcagacaaataaatgaatacaatctttaaaaaataaatagaaggataAGTATAGAGGTACATTCTACAAAACATCTGATCACTACCCTTCAGATGTATCAAGGCCACAAAAGACAAGAAGGGACCAACAGACTGTCCTAAATTGGAGAAGACAAAGGAGACATGACATCTAAATGCAATCTGTGGGATCCtgattggatcctggaacagaaagggGCCACCAGTGGAAAAACTGGGTAAAGTCTGTAAGTCTACAGTTTAGCTAATACTATTGTGTCAATGTCAACTTACTTGTTTTGATATCATGGTTATATAAGTTGTTAGCATTAGAGGAAGCTGGGTGTGGAGTTTATGGAGATAGTCTGCAATATCCTTGCAAAATCTTCTTAAATCAAAAATTAtctccaaataaaaaattttaaaaataataaaaacatgagtTATGTATTTTCCCAGAAAGCGAGACTATAAATTTCTCAAGgggtcttcttttttcttccagtatATTTCTTAGGGCTTAGCATAGAGGTCTCTTACAGTAAGCTCTCAGACTATTATTagaattaaattagttaaaaattattCACAACCACAATTTAACCTGGGACAGAGAAGCATGTAACCTCATGACTGTTATAAGAAGTTAATACTGCAAATGTGGTATTGTTACaactaaaacacataaaaaaagtcTGGGAAAATGTCATTGTTTCCTGGTACCAAGGAAAAGCAATCTCTGTGTTCAGGGCAGATAGCCAgtcttatttcagaaaataaaaaggaaagaaaaagaaaaaaaacaacacaaaagatcAAGTAGCaccttttaaaaaaccatcaaCGTTGCTATTTGGACTAAATCAGAAGCTCCAGATAACAGTAACtactaaagaagaaaaggaacaaaaaaacccttagagctttcaatttgtttttcataataaatgaaTTGCCCCTACCAAAATGCAGCCTTGAGGAGTTAATTAAACAGCTGCCCCCATGGCTGATTCTGAGATGTTAGAAGGCCCATGACAGGGCCCTAAACAAATGGGGCAATAAAGGTGTGGGCTGTTTGGCTTGATTGAAGAGCTTGAGTTTTTCACCCCTAGTCTCTAAGCCATCTGGAAGTGAGTTTGTGGAATGTGGGATGGCAGCCTCTCTGCCCTTATCTACTGATAAGATTCTCAGCCTCAAACACGTGTACTAGAAAGGCAGGGAGCAAATATTTCAGATCTTAAACAACTTGGAATCCTCCCTCTAAAGTTCACTTTGTGCTATAACACAGAAGGAAGGACACTCATCTCACATTCTTCCCCTCCAAATCGAGGGCTTTTGACATCAACATGAGCCAAGACTCAAGGTTGACTTAAAGGAAAACTGTTCTGATTCATGAGTTCCACCCACCTTCTCTGAGCCCCACACACTTCAGGCTACAAAACTTAGGCTTCTGGGAGTGTCCGAGGATGAGACTGCCATGCAAAGCTGGTTTAAGTGAGCAAAGAATTTGAGGATGAGGGCAAGTCTCTGTTTAAAATTGCTGGTCTAGCTGAATCCTAAAACACAAAATATCTGAGGATGGCCCACAGGCTGCAACTTCACCGACAAAGAATTCAGCAGCTGACATCAGAAAGGCTGGGCTGTTGGGAATGAAAGAAATCTGGAAATTATTCTTTTTGCTTTAGACTTTAAGTCTAAAAATGAGAGAGCATATGTGGTATGTAGAGATATTATGATGGGTGTATCTGGTGGGTATGAGGTATGAGATTGTATGTAGGAGTCAGTGTAAATTAAATGAGGCTAACCACagaaaaaatcataattatatgAGGTTAATAACCTCTTAGATGAGACACacccatgcatgcacacacacacacatacatatacacacacatgtgtgtaccACAGATACAGAAGAACTGAAAGGATGTCATAGCTTCAAACAAGCTTTCAGAATTTGATCATGTAATCATTCACTCTGTCCTCTATTTTCAAGTTCCTAGTATGTTCCAGGGACTAAGTGAACTCCAGGAATATGAAATCAGGTGGTACAGTTAAACCTTGCCCCAAGGAGTGTGCAGTCTACTGGAACGGGCAGAGTAATCCAACAGTTGTAAGACAGAGAGACAAGGGCGATCATAAAAGCAAGTTCAGATTGCCGTGAGAGGCCAGATGTTGGGTGACAGTGCGCAAAAAGGATCTACTgtgtcatctatttttttaaaacaaaagatgatTCTCCCATTCTTGGTTCATTCAACCTCAGACAGATCTTGAGATTAAAGGAGATAGCAGGACTTTCATAGTTGTTTGTGGAGTTGGAAAAATGTGACGGCAAGCTTGattaaaatgtttctcttctcttgtctTAAAATCTCATGTGTAAGCTCTTTGAATGATTAACAAAATTcttcttaaaacaacagaaaatcatgatttaatttcatttatcattcaattttttttttttaaatacttactcTGTGCCAAGTGTTGATGGCCATTCTAGAGACTGTGGCTCCTTCAACCTTAACTCTTTCAAAAGGGGCCACTCTGATCTTCAATGTCTTGCAAAACTTGAATGCTCCCCTCTGCACCATAATGTGAGAGCAGAAACAAAGAAGGATGACATTTTGAAAAGGACTTAATTGATTTCATAGTGGAAAAGTGatctgatttccctttcttgaaaaaaagcaaagtgatcattttattttcacaatctCGCTGGAGTCACTGGGGTTGTCTAACGGCATTATAACTAACTGGAGAGTAAAACAAAGATAAGGATAGTTTATTGggcaaaataatttcaaacaatCTTAGCTCTGGTGAAACCAAACCAATAGAGTTTCCTTACCCATGGCAGCGGTAGTAACGTAGATAATGTTCTTGTGAAACTAACGCCAGGCAAATAAATAGGCAAGCACAGCAGACATGAAAGATTATCTGTGATAAGCTTATGTTGAAATCAACAGTTCCCTTGAACATATTAAAACTCTTTAAGGGCCCCATGTCTgttttcacacacaaaaactaactctGTCCACTGagtttataactttttatattatattcttacaATACTCTCAAAAGTGCCCAAAATAGGTATTCGAAGTTCCCTCTACAGCTCTTCAAATATGAACTCTGTTGATTTTACCAATTGTGCTCCTGGGTTTAGTTTCTCTAGCTAAGTGAGGAAAAGGCTTCTGCTTCCAGAGGTCAAGCATTATCTTGATTTAGCAGGTTGGGCCCCTGAATCACTGCTATGCTCAGTAGCAAAGAATGCAGGCTGAGAAGGATTAATTACCAAAGCCAGTAATCCTGACTCCAACTTCCAAAAATATGGGGAAGtccaaaaaaaatcttgaaagtgaTTTGCAACATTCTGTTCAAATCAGCCTCATGAGTAATGTCACTTTGACACCTCTTACCCAAGTAAACATAATTATCGCAGACACATCAGCTATTCCTCTGAACCTTCTCCTTTTCACCCTAAGGCTTAATTTCCCCTCCTCTGAAAGAAGATCAACATAGTTTTACTAATAGCTTCTTCCTCAGTCTTTCTAGTGAAACAAATATATACTCAAAGTGTAAGAATGCCAGTAGCCTGTTTAATGACAAATCATGTGTACTCCCACAGGCCggggccaaataaataaataaataaataaataaataaataaataaataattatgtactTTGGTCTCAAACCCAGCGGACACAGATTCTCTTGGCAAATTCTGGTAAGCTGATCCAAACCCTGCAATTCCTGTCATTTCATATCAGTGAAATCTCATTTTCTTAGGAAGTAACGAGAGAACAAATTCCCAGCTGACCATTAAAACTCCTGAAGCAGGTACcactttctttcatttactttgaTCTGGCCTTAGTTAGCTCAAGTGTTGCCACAAGACCACATGGCTGCTGTATCATAAGAGTAATTCTATGAATGAAAGTATTTACAGCCAAGGTTATTCATCCATTAAGTTAAATAAAAGGCATCActgatttctatatataatacacacattgCAAACATACACATGAAAGCACTGCTACATGGTAGCATGAAATACCACTGAAGCAAGGATCTTAGATTAAGAATGCCAAAAGTATCTTAATACATCCTTCCCATCAATAAgagttaaataaaattcaaatttaacttaaatgaagttaaataaaattggaaaaattactaggaaatgtggaaaaacagCATCTCACAGAAAATGGTACAAACACATCTTACTTAATATTTGGAATGTAACACCTATGCTAGCGTCTAGGCATAAATATAATCAAAACctaaataactaaaaagaaaatgtgttaaaacaGCTGAATTGCAAGAAATGTAATTATCAAAGGATGCTAAAATCTCAGTTTATTCTGCACATGTACCCAATATGTATCACATGGGGGAATTCTTTTCCTTCACAAAAAACCCaccagggatttttaaaaataatattgtaccGAGGGAAGAGCTTAATGAACTACAGATTTGGAAACTTACATCTACACCCACTGTGTCCAGCTCCTGGTTTAGAAGGAGGCACATCCTGAgacctgagagaaatgaaaggcGATTCCCATGGCTGCTGGTCCCTTAAACATATCTGGAAATTAACACTGAATAATTGTTCTTGCAAGTACGTTTTTTCTCCTCTGAGCCAGGATCATACATACAGTATTACATTTTCATTCATCATTCTTTTGGACAAAGGAAAGTGGGAAGTCAGATTTGTGCTATAGCCCCAAGGGAACCAGGATATCAGCATGGAGGGGGTGGTGACAGGTGCATCAGGTCACCTCCCTCCTGAGTGTTATGATCAATGTTCAATGTTCCCTAAACACAGGTAGGGACCCTGTTTTACAGGATCACCTGGAGCTGGAGCTCTTTTATGAACTTACATTCTCTGacacctcattttctctcttagaGAGTCCCACTGCTGTTAGGATTGTGTTCAAATCCTTAACCAGTCACTCGAGGTCTTTAGCTCTAATAAATACTGAATCCTTCTCCATCACAACTCACTCCTATTCCCCTTCTATCTCTCCCTTTACACAAAACTTGTACTCCTGTCTGTGCTTGGTAATCATGGCAGGCTTCTGATATGCCAGCACTGATCCAGGCATTGGTGCTGCAACAACAAATAAGATAAGTCCTTCCACTCAAGGAGCTTATACCAGGGTAGGGGCACAACAAAAGATGATAAACACAGAAactagtaaataaatgaaaagtatttaGGTGTCAGTAAGTGTTAGGGAGATAAAGAGAATTTCCATGAGAAAGCAGAGAGGCCGTCTCTGACTAGAATGGTCAGAAAGACCTCACTGTAGGTGTGACTTCTAAGCAAAACCTCTATACATATTgaaagaacagcaaatgcaaaggtcctgtggtagGAGCAAAGTTAGCTTGTTTAGGGCACAGAGAAAAGCTCAGTTTGGCTGAAGTAGAGGACTTGAAAAGATTACAAAGATGTTCGAAAACATGATGGTGGTCAGCAGAACTCTAAGATGGCCCTCGAGATCTCTCATAGAAAATGACCCTTAACACTGTGTTCCATCATACTCCCTTCTTGTCTGTGATGTATGAGAGCCAGAAGAAAGAGTATCTGGAATTTTTTCTGCACCTCCaaatatatttagtttcttttcaattgttttatttgtagttgctttttctttttcatttgcctactaaaaaaattatacaggTTTACGTTTCACTTAATGAGATTtaattcttccctccctttgtGTACTTACTAAGTGGGCCATAATTCACAGACTGAGTCTGAGAATGGGTTAATCCCTTTGCAGTCAGGGTGTAGCTGAGTTTCCGCCCTTGGTTCAAATGCTAAGTGAACCTGCATAACCAGCTTCAGGTGCAGCTAATCTCTGGGCCACTGTTTATTTGTCAAAGGCCTTGCTGTGCACTCCTGTAGGTCAAAAGGCACAGAAATGAGAGGTGGCAGAGAGGTCAGACCCTGGGGAACTGTGGAAACAGCCAGGACTCCAGTAGGCTTGGCCATTAGCTCCCTGTGTGGCCTGGGCCAGCTCCACTGGCTCCCTGAGCCTTAGCTTCCACATTTGTACATGAGGGGCATGGCCCAGAGAATCCCTAAGGGTCTCCACATCCCCTTCTATCCCAAGACCTTAC encodes the following:
- the LOC116596152 gene encoding transmembrane protein 258-like, with the translated sequence MEIMALSRYISPVNPAVIPHLTMVLLALGMFFAPWFFIYEVTSTKYTQGICEELLISLVASLLMCFGFLFLLL